In the genome of Nitrospinota bacterium, one region contains:
- the flgA gene encoding flagellar basal body P-ring formation protein FlgA, with protein MINKNKYIRLFWLIIILNVVIIPINTVKASAKEQQTLTIRDIKKGAETYLKNILPWEKDLLEVEIFYHGRDIVLPPGKRNLKYTRSGGNQKVGRIPIALQIKVNGIIQRQIGLNSIVRVSQQVVKTTRLIRKGEIFTKKDISLENIKTERVLKNTIKTLEEALGYEAIRNIPNGYTLLQRELKKPALGNKGDKVLILVEKRGMKITAPGILKEDGYANALVKVLNIESKKTIYGRLINSDTVKVSF; from the coding sequence ATGATTAATAAAAATAAATATATTCGTTTGTTTTGGTTAATTATCATTTTAAATGTAGTGATCATCCCAATAAATACGGTTAAGGCCAGCGCAAAGGAGCAACAAACATTAACAATAAGAGATATTAAAAAAGGCGCTGAAACGTATTTAAAAAATATCTTACCCTGGGAAAAAGATTTATTAGAAGTTGAAATTTTTTATCATGGCAGAGATATAGTGCTTCCACCTGGAAAAAGAAACTTAAAATATACGAGAAGCGGTGGAAATCAAAAGGTGGGAAGAATTCCGATAGCACTACAAATTAAAGTAAATGGAATTATACAAAGACAGATCGGTTTAAATAGCATTGTTAGGGTGTCTCAGCAAGTCGTTAAAACAACCCGACTAATAAGAAAAGGAGAAATATTTACAAAAAAAGATATTAGTTTGGAAAACATTAAAACTGAACGTGTATTAAAAAATACAATTAAAACACTGGAAGAAGCATTGGGTTATGAAGCAATAAGAAATATTCCAAATGGTTATACACTACTACAACGAGAACTAAAAAAACCAGCTCTGGGAAATAAAGGGGATAAAGTTTTAATATTAGTAGAAAAAAGGGGAATGAAAATAACTGCACCTGGAATATTAAAAGAAGACGGGTATGCGAATGCGTTAGTGAAGGTATTAAATATTGAATCGAAAAAGACTATATATGGACGGCTTATAAATTCTGATACCGTGAAAGTGAGCTTTTAA
- a CDS encoding flagellar basal body L-ring protein FlgH: MNIELYKYNLLNIALFIIFLFLTACSTTHRAIDNSSTVIPKHLYPKTAKVEKKEGALWPGDTPRNFLFGDDKAKRVGDIITVTINETATSTQSATTDTEKSTTLDMQTNNLLGLPSNLGVQNFLGMGTGFDPTVNASVSNTNAGAGTVTRNGTLTGTISAIITEILPSGNFKIEGRRSVTVNREEQIMVLRGVIRPQDINFDNTIASISIADASISLTGEGVVADEQRKGWLSKILSKVWPF; the protein is encoded by the coding sequence ATGAACATAGAATTATATAAGTACAACTTATTAAATATTGCACTATTTATTATATTTCTTTTTCTAACGGCTTGTTCAACAACACACAGGGCAATAGATAATTCTTCGACTGTAATTCCGAAACACTTATATCCAAAGACAGCGAAAGTTGAAAAGAAAGAAGGTGCACTCTGGCCAGGAGATACACCAAGAAACTTTTTGTTTGGAGATGATAAAGCAAAGCGGGTAGGAGATATTATAACGGTTACAATTAACGAGACTGCGACCTCTACTCAATCAGCGACCACTGATACTGAAAAAAGTACGACGCTGGATATGCAAACCAATAATCTTTTAGGGTTACCATCAAACTTAGGTGTGCAGAATTTTTTAGGTATGGGTACAGGATTCGATCCAACAGTAAATGCAAGCGTCAGCAATACAAATGCAGGTGCCGGGACAGTGACTCGAAATGGTACTTTGACTGGAACTATTTCAGCAATAATTACAGAAATATTGCCCAGTGGAAACTTTAAAATTGAAGGTCGGCGTTCGGTTACTGTTAACCGTGAGGAACAAATTATGGTTTTACGCGGTGTAATTCGACCACAGGATATAAACTTTGACAATACAATAGCATCAATATCAATAGCTGATGCTTCGATAAGTTTAACAGGTGAAGGGGTTGTGGCCGATGAACAAAGAAAAGGTTGGCTTTCTAAAATATTAAGTAAAGTTTGGCCTTTTTAG